A single region of the Gossypium arboreum isolate Shixiya-1 chromosome 12, ASM2569848v2, whole genome shotgun sequence genome encodes:
- the LOC108459547 gene encoding uncharacterized protein LOC108459547: MLSLQTQTSVTAPSSSLERCPFLGARSPASYRLLRTVATLKVPGIPQGLRAVSTEPLGTRNDVNLTITDTSDVVPRIKNEEDEDEEEEEKPGISRIQVPRQKYIPVSKAELLDAIVSSLFESRDEDARQFRLLSSCLDSILHAEHKSILEQMRTDYYYPYSVEGNRKTEHVSESEVVANGERSKFTDEDNIEPDTWFNYGLDLRNFLNSSAKNVRRFSDDKTRVAVATRFQRSFMQLLNDAQFEELSVTDLMLTNALNTDYLLTLPIYVDWKKASESNAIIFRRGYATERQKGLLIVEKLDYLQSRLLQAFFSIISKPLGKVGKWITYNLKEAFKSAYEKDKAGNWVRRLKLWLEELSLFQQSYLNDEQNSESLLGVDQLSDRDLPIWLAAQRAVSRYEGFLSAIGPRGRLLRKLLARVGLLPPTPETPFQLDSVSSVSEPYLRPTFLSRISLGDIWRPATRKYCGNDVWKMIKTSVSILLSQSILQEPAFQELILLYTKDFAEGDIEEDSEAQALELKIYERIPIPDLSVVFPHKKLSFRIIDTVRLDVATILGLSAFLINYKFEDILSSPSAIVLDVVAITALIIYVSRVALGYKQTWDRYQLLVNKTLYEKTLASGFGSVHFLLDASEQQQYKEAILTYAVLLNMENGQANCYQKVGDKCERFIYDIFKQKVEMPVDKAVNTLVRLGLVTETIGDGRLKLQAIPCPKAYEALKYRWESLLG, from the exons ATGTTATCTTTGCAAACTCAAACCAGCGTCACCGCTCCATCATCATCCCTTGAACGGTGCCCTTTTTTAGGTGCTCGTTCACCGGCTTCTTACCGGTTATTACGGACCGTAGCCACTCTCAAAGTTCCCGGTATTCCGCAGGGACTCCGCGCCGTATCCACCGAGCCATTGGGAACGCGAAACGACGTTAATTTAACGATCACCGATACCAGCGATGTTGTTCCGAGGATaaagaatgaagaagatgaagacgaagaagaagaggaaaaaccAGGAATTTCGAGAATTCAAGTGCCTAGACAGAAATACATACCAGTTTCCAAGGCGGAGCTCTTGGATGCTATTGTTTCGAGCTTGTTCGAATCTCGAGATGAAGATGCGCGTCAATTTCGCCTCCTTTCATC GTGTCTGGATTCAATCCTTCACGCCGAACACAAAAGCATTTTGGAGCAAATGCGAACCGATTATTACTATCCTTATTCCGTAGAGGGAAATAGAAAGACAGAGCACGTTTCAGAATCGGAAGTTGTAGCCAACGGTGAAAGATCTAAGTTCACCGACGAGGATAACATCGAACCTGATACGTGGTTCAATTACGGTTTGGACTTGAGGAactttctaaattcttcagctAAAAATGTTAGGAGGTTTTCCGATGATAAGACCAG AGTTGCAGTTGCTACTCGTTTTCAAAGATCTTTTATGCAACTTCTTAATGACGCGCAATTTGAAGAACTATCAGTTACGGATTTGATGTTGACAAATGCCTTGAACACCGATTATCTCCTAACTTTGCCCATATATGTGGACTGGAAGAAAGCATCCGAATCCAATGCGATTATATTCCG GCGGGGATATGCAACTGAGAGGCAGAAGGGTCTACTTATTGTTGAAAAGCTGGATTACTTACAATCCAGACTTCTGCAAGCATTCTTCTCGATTATATCAAAACCATTGGGAAAGGTTGGCAAATGGATTACTTATAATCTCAAAGAG GCTTTCAAATCTGCTTATGAGAAAGACAAAGCAGGAAACTGGGTTAGGAGGTTGAAGCTTTGGCTTGAGGAACTATCTCTCTTTCAACAGTCATATCTTAATGATGAGCAAAATTCTGAAAGTCTCCTGGGGGTTGACCAACTATCAGATCGCGACCTTCCTATCTGGTTGGCAGCACAGAGGGCAGTTAGTCGCTATGAAGGATTTCTATCAGCCATTGGACCCCGTGGAAGGCTTCTAAGGAAGTTACTTGCTAGAGTTGGACTTCTACCTCCTACACCAGAAACACCATTTCAGCTTGACAGTGTTAGTAGTGTTTCCGAACCTTATTTAAG GCCAACTTTTTTATCAAGGATCTCCCTAGGTGACATTTGGAGGCCAGCCACAAGGAAATATTGTGGCAATGATGTTTGGAAAATGATAAAAACTTCTGTTTCCATTCTCCTTTCACAGTCAATCCTCCAG GAGCCAGCATTTCAAGAACTGATTTTGCTCTATACAAAGGATTTTGCTGAAGGAGATATCGAAGAGGACTCTGAGGCTCAAGCATTAGAGTTGAAGATCTATGAGAGAATTCCTATTCCGGATTTATCA GTTGTTTTTCCTCACAAAAAACTGTCTTTTCGTATCATAGACACG GTACGATTAGATGTAGCCACAATATTGGGGCTTTCAGCATTCTTGATAAACTACAAATTCGAGGACATTTTATCTTCCCC ATCAGCAATAGTTCTTGACGTGGTTGCAATCACTGCTTTGATAATCTATGTTTCTCGTGTGGCCTTGGGTTACAAACAAACGTGGGATAGGTATCAG CTATTGGTTAACAAGACCCTTTACGAGAAAACCTTGGCAAGTGGCTTCGGCTCAGTTCATTTTCTTTTGGATGCTTCCGAACAGCAGCAG TACAAGGAAGCCATTTTAACCTATGCTGTCCTGCTTAACATGGAGAACGGCCAG GCCAATTGTTACCAAAAAGTTGGAGACAAATGTGAGAGATTCATATATGACATCTTTAAACAAAAG GTTGAAATGCCGGTCGACAAGGCAGTGAATACATTGGTAAGGTTAGGCTTAGTTACAGAAACAATCGGTGATGGAAGGCTTAAGCTTCAGGCTATTCCTTGTCCTAAAGCATATGAGGCTCTTAAATATCGTTGGGAGAGCTTGCTTGGTTAA
- the LOC108459419 gene encoding uncharacterized protein LOC108459419 isoform X1 has translation MANIFAINRCSSSVYQRFIVQFNSTQRFNSLSLHVSKSRFIKLNNLRRNCSLSSDAAAPFIVADDEKYGNKQVISITPRLYDYILANVREPPILRQLREETANMRGSQMQVSPDQAQLLAMLVQILGAARCIELGVYTGYSSLAIALALPESGCLVACERDAKSLEVAKRYYDLAGVSHKVSVKHGLAADVLKSMISNGETCSYDFAFVDAEKRMNQEYFELLLQLVRVGGVIVIDNVLWHGKVADPLVNDAKTVSIRNFNRSLMADDRVSISLVPIGDGMTICRKR, from the exons ATGGCCAACATCTTTGCAATTAATCGCTGCTCTTCCTCAGTTTATCAACGCTTTATAGTTCAATTCAATAGCACACAGCGATTCAATTCGTTATCGTTACACGTATCCAAATCCAGATTCATAAAGTTGAACAATCTCAGAAGGAATTGCTCACTTTCATCAGATGCTGCTGCTCCATTCATCGTAGCAGACGATGAAAAATACGGCAACAAACAAGTCATCAGTATCACTCCTCGCCTTTACGATTATATCCTCGCCAATGTTCGCGAGCCTCCG ATTCTCCGGCAATTACGCGAAGAAACCGCTAATATGCGCGGCAGCCAAATGCAG gTGTCTCCTGATCAAGCACAGTTACTAGCGATGTTAGTACAGATTCTTGGGGCTGCAAGATGTATTGAACTTGGTGTTTACACT GGATACTCATCATTGGCTATTGCATTGGCTTTACCTGAATCAGGATGTTTAGTTGCCTGTGAAAGGGATGCTAAATCCCTTGAGGTTGCAAAAAGGTATTACGATCTAGCCGGTGTTTCGCACAAG GTAAGTGTGAAACATGGACTAGCTGCAGATGTCTTGAAATCTATGATTTCTAATGGTGAGACTTGTAG CTATGATTTTGCATTTGTTGATGCCGAGAAGAGGATGAATCAAGAATATTTTGAACTGCTACTGCAGCTG GTTCGGGTTGGGGGAGTGATCGTGATTGATAATGTCCTTTGGCATGGCAAAGTTGCTGACCCATTG GTAAATGATGCAAAGACTGTCAGCATTCGGAATTTCAATAGAAGCCTGATGGCAGATGATCGAGTAAGCATCAGTTTG GTACCTATTGGAGATGGAATGACAATATGCCGAAAACGATGA
- the LOC108460967 gene encoding uncharacterized protein LOC108460967 has protein sequence MSARLLKKVLKEQEQKKQHVIEEDEQDELLNDDESVSPDSGAGSSKNPFDLLNEGDDADEDNADQVYADETSTRKQEPPPSVKNALNSAYTSNNKSKKKKQKKGKEGSLSTGKRETPLDVNLEALALDIESSSQQSGLNKQPGFENFKQSKPSVLHVDPKYLNVENELRRIFGSKVVKSFEKSNQSSSSRQVRGGRRGNHHIRKTVLIYPSDHWPRWDGSLSMEFLETKDGCHFFRYTHSSSYDQAQRAFEAAQAIHDLNGVASVLMYHPYHLDSLITMADYFKFVGEHQMSADAIAKCLYAMECAWHPMFTPLQGNCQLKFSHDSNKPLFKALFTHMKNMDRRGCHRSALEVCKLLLALDSDDPTGAMFCLDYFALRAGEYAWLEQFSEDYRTDTSLWLLPNFSYSLAVCRFYLKQEESSDADTAKASSADLMNQALMLHPPVLKKLVAKVPLKDQAWTNILKNSYFHSDQIGIPSVDHLINIYVEQNYLIWRLPDLQKLLRDGASHVIQTLEHNKNVAKDWTCVRKEAFPSNKNEYGHLLVQDFSDTVQTLPPDNLQNFMVDMRDPAHLGGQVANPPAGGQAPALRDVANRNPLAVLFESLLPWVNYGGPEDGIVDENRVNEQGQGNEDL, from the exons aTGTCGGCTAGGTTACTGAAGAAAGTCCTGAAAGAACAAGAACAAAAGAAACAGCACGTAATCGAGGAAGATGAGCAAGACGAGCTTCTAAACGACGACGAATCGGTGTCCCCAGATTCCGGCGCTGGTTCTTCTAAGAACCCTTTCGACCTCCTCAACGAAGGTGATGACGCCGATGAAGATAACGCCGACCAG GTTTATGCTGATGAGACCTCAACCCGAAAACAAGAACCGCCACCATCAGTGAAAAATGCTCTTAATTCGGCTTACACATCTAATAACAAATcgaagaaaaagaaacaaaagaaaggaaaagagggtTCTTTGAGTACGGGTAAACGTGAAACACCCTTGGATGTGAATTTAGAAGCTTTAGCTTTGGATATTGAATCTTCTAGTCAACAGTCGGGTCTTAATAAACAACCCGGATTTGAAAACTTTAAGCAGTCTAAACCATCTGTGTTGCACGTGGATCCTAAGTATCTGAATGTCGAGAATGAGCTGCGGAGAATATTTGGTTCAAAGGTGGTTAAGTCGTTTGAGAAAAGCAACCAAAGCAGCAGTTCGAGACAGGTACGTGGTGGAAGACGGGGAAATCATCATATTAGAAAGACCGTTTTGATATATCCATCGGACCATTGGCCTCGATGGGATGGATCTCTGTCAATGGAGTTTCTAGAAACTAAAGATGGGTGCCATTTCTTCAG GTATACACACTCGTCTTCCTATGATCAAGCTCAGAGAGCATTTGAAGCTGCTCAAGCTATTCATGACCTAAACGGTGTAGCAAGTGTTTTGATGTATCATCCTTATCATTTAGATTCGCTTATAACCATGGCCGATTATTTTAAATTCGTGGGCGAGCATCAGATGTCTGCAGATGCTATTGCAAAGTGTTTGTATGCCATGGAATGTGCTTGGCATCCTATGTTCACTCCTTTGCAAGGTAATTGCCAATTGAAGTTCAGTCATGACTCGAACAAGCCATTATTCAAAGCACTCTTCACTCACATGAAAAACATGGATAGACGAGGCTGTCATCGATCTGCTTTAGAAGTTTGTAAATTGTTGCTCGCACTCGATTCAGACGACCCGACGGGAGCTATGTTTTGCCTTGACTACTTTGCATTGAGGGCAGGGGAGTATGCATGGTTAGAACAGTTCTCTGAAGACTATAGAACTGATACCTCTTTATGGCTGTTGCCAAATTTTTCATACTCCCTCGCTGTTTGCCGGTTTTACCTCAAGCAAGAAGAATCCTCCGATGCAGACACCGCAAAGGCTTCTTCAGCTGATCTTATGAATCAAGCTTTGATGCTTCATCCTCCTGTCCTTAAGAAACTAGTTGCGAAGGTCCCTTTAAAAGATCAAGCATGGACAAATATTCTCAAAAATTCCTATTTCCATTCAGATCAAATCGGGATTCCATCCGTGGATCATCTGATTAATATCTACGTAGAACAAAATTATCTCATATGGAGACTTCCCGACCTACAAAAGTTACTTCGAGATGGTGCCTCCCACGTTATTCAAACTCTGGAGCATAATAAAAACGTTGCTAAAGATTGGACGTGTGTGAGAAAAGAAGCATTCCCATCCAACAAAAACGA GTACGGTCATTTGTTGGTTCAGGACTTCTCCGACACGGTTCAAACTCTTCCCCCAGATAATCTACAGAACTTTATGGTTGACATGAGGGACCCCGCTCATCTTGGCGGTCAGGTTGCCAATCCTCCTGCTGGTGGTCAGGCTCCAGCACTACGTGATGTTGCTAATCGCAATCCATTGGCCGTTTTGTTTGAGTCGCTGCTACCGTGGGTTAATTACGGAGGTCCAGAAGATGGCATAGTTGATGAAAACCGAGTTAACGAGCAAGGCCAAGGCAATGAAGATCTCTGA
- the LOC108459419 gene encoding uncharacterized protein LOC108459419 isoform X2: MANIFAINRCSSSVYQRFIVQFNSTQRFNSLSLHVSKSRFIKLNNLRRNCSLSSDAAAPFIVADDEKYGNKQVISITPRLYDYILANVREPPILRQLREETANMRGSQMQVSPDQAQLLAMLVQILGAARCIELGVYTGYSSLAIALALPESGCLVACERDAKSLEVAKRYYDLAGVSHKVSVKHGLAADVLKSMISNGETCSYDFAFVDAEKRMNQEYFELLLQLVRVGGVIVIDNVLWHGKVADPLVNDAKTVSIRNFNRSLMADDRVSISLARSKSSSP, from the exons ATGGCCAACATCTTTGCAATTAATCGCTGCTCTTCCTCAGTTTATCAACGCTTTATAGTTCAATTCAATAGCACACAGCGATTCAATTCGTTATCGTTACACGTATCCAAATCCAGATTCATAAAGTTGAACAATCTCAGAAGGAATTGCTCACTTTCATCAGATGCTGCTGCTCCATTCATCGTAGCAGACGATGAAAAATACGGCAACAAACAAGTCATCAGTATCACTCCTCGCCTTTACGATTATATCCTCGCCAATGTTCGCGAGCCTCCG ATTCTCCGGCAATTACGCGAAGAAACCGCTAATATGCGCGGCAGCCAAATGCAG gTGTCTCCTGATCAAGCACAGTTACTAGCGATGTTAGTACAGATTCTTGGGGCTGCAAGATGTATTGAACTTGGTGTTTACACT GGATACTCATCATTGGCTATTGCATTGGCTTTACCTGAATCAGGATGTTTAGTTGCCTGTGAAAGGGATGCTAAATCCCTTGAGGTTGCAAAAAGGTATTACGATCTAGCCGGTGTTTCGCACAAG GTAAGTGTGAAACATGGACTAGCTGCAGATGTCTTGAAATCTATGATTTCTAATGGTGAGACTTGTAG CTATGATTTTGCATTTGTTGATGCCGAGAAGAGGATGAATCAAGAATATTTTGAACTGCTACTGCAGCTG GTTCGGGTTGGGGGAGTGATCGTGATTGATAATGTCCTTTGGCATGGCAAAGTTGCTGACCCATTG GTAAATGATGCAAAGACTGTCAGCATTCGGAATTTCAATAGAAGCCTGATGGCAGATGATCGAGTAAGCATCAGTTTG GCAAGAAGCAAGTCATCAAGCCCTTAA